One genomic region from Peromyscus eremicus chromosome 20, PerEre_H2_v1, whole genome shotgun sequence encodes:
- the Hnrnpa1 gene encoding heterogeneous nuclear ribonucleoprotein A1 isoform X1, with the protein MSKSESPKEPEQLRKLFIGGLSFETTDESLRSHFEQWGTLTDCVVMRDPNTKRSRGFGFVTYATVEEVDAAMNARPHKVDGRVVEPKRAVSREDSQRPGAHLTVKKIFVGGIKEDTEEHHLRDYFEQYGKIEVIEIMTDRGSGKKRGFAFVTFDDHDSVDKIVIQKYHTVNGHNCEVRKALSKQEMASASSSQRGRSGSGNFGGGRGGGFGGNDNFGRGGNFSGRGGFGGSRGGGGYGGSGDGYNGFGNDGGYGGGGPGYSGGSRGYGSGGQGYGNQGSGYGGSGSYDSYNNGGGGGGFGGGSGSNFGGGGSYNDFGNYNNQSSNFGPMKGGNFGGRSSGPYGGGGQYFAKPRNQGGYGGSSSSSSYGSGRRF; encoded by the exons ATGTCTAAGTCCGAG TCTCCCAAAGAGCCGGAACAGCTGCGGAAGCTCTTCATTGGAGGGCTCAGCTTCGAAACGACCGACGAGAGCCTGAGGAGCCATTTTGAGCAATGGGGAACACTCACGGACTGCGTG GTAATGAGAGATCCAAACACCAAGCGATCCAGGGGCTTTGGGTTTGTCACATATGCCACTGTGGAGGAAGTGGATGCCGCTATGAATGCAAGACCACACAAGGTGGATGGAAGAGTTGTGGAACCTAAGAGAGCCGTGTCGAGAGAA GATTCTCAGAGACCGGGTGCACACTTAACTGTGAAAAAGATCTTTGTTGGTGGAATTAAAGAAGACACTGAAGAACATCACCTGCGAGATTATTTTGAGCAGTACGGAAAGATTGAAGTGATTGAGATCATGACTGACAGAGGCAGTGGAAAAAAGAGAGGGTTTGCTTTTGTCACTTTTGATGACCACGACTCTGTGGACAAGATTGTTA ttcagAAATACCATACTGTGAATGGCCACAACTGTGAAGTCAGAAAAGCCCTGTCAAAGCAGGAGATGGCTAGTGCTTCGTCTAGCCAAAGAG GTCGAAGTGGTTCCGGAAACTTTGGTGGTGGTCGTGGAGGCGGTTTTGGTGGCAATGACAATTTTGGTCGAGGGGGGAACTTCAGTGGTCGTG GTGGCTTCGGTGGCAGCCGTGGTGGTGGTGGATATGGTGGCAGTGGGGATGGCTATAATGGATTTGGTAATGATG GTGGTTATGGAGGAGGCGGCCCTGGTTACTCTGGaggaagcagaggctatggaagTGGTGGACAGGGTTATGGAAACCAGGGCAGTGGCTATGGCGGGAGTGGCAGCTATGACAGCTATAACAACGGAGGAGGCGGAGGCGGCTTTGGCGGTGGTAGTG gAAGCAATTTTGGAGGTGGTGGAAGCTATAATGATTTTGGCAATTATAACAATCAGTCTTCAAATTTTGGACCAATGAAGGGAGGAaactttggaggcagaagttCTGGCCCTTATGGTGGTGGTGGCCAGTACTTCGCTAAACCACGAAACCAAG GTGGCTATGGTggttccagcagcagcagcagctatggCAGTGGCAGGAGGTTCTAA
- the Hnrnpa1 gene encoding heterogeneous nuclear ribonucleoprotein A1 isoform X2, translating to MSKSESPKEPEQLRKLFIGGLSFETTDESLRSHFEQWGTLTDCVVMRDPNTKRSRGFGFVTYATVEEVDAAMNARPHKVDGRVVEPKRAVSREDSQRPGAHLTVKKIFVGGIKEDTEEHHLRDYFEQYGKIEVIEIMTDRGSGKKRGFAFVTFDDHDSVDKIVIQKYHTVNGHNCEVRKALSKQEMASASSSQRGRSGSGNFGGGRGGGFGGNDNFGRGGNFSGRGGFGGSRGGGGYGGSGDGYNGFGNDGSNFGGGGSYNDFGNYNNQSSNFGPMKGGNFGGRSSGPYGGGGQYFAKPRNQGGYGGSSSSSSYGSGRRF from the exons ATGTCTAAGTCCGAG TCTCCCAAAGAGCCGGAACAGCTGCGGAAGCTCTTCATTGGAGGGCTCAGCTTCGAAACGACCGACGAGAGCCTGAGGAGCCATTTTGAGCAATGGGGAACACTCACGGACTGCGTG GTAATGAGAGATCCAAACACCAAGCGATCCAGGGGCTTTGGGTTTGTCACATATGCCACTGTGGAGGAAGTGGATGCCGCTATGAATGCAAGACCACACAAGGTGGATGGAAGAGTTGTGGAACCTAAGAGAGCCGTGTCGAGAGAA GATTCTCAGAGACCGGGTGCACACTTAACTGTGAAAAAGATCTTTGTTGGTGGAATTAAAGAAGACACTGAAGAACATCACCTGCGAGATTATTTTGAGCAGTACGGAAAGATTGAAGTGATTGAGATCATGACTGACAGAGGCAGTGGAAAAAAGAGAGGGTTTGCTTTTGTCACTTTTGATGACCACGACTCTGTGGACAAGATTGTTA ttcagAAATACCATACTGTGAATGGCCACAACTGTGAAGTCAGAAAAGCCCTGTCAAAGCAGGAGATGGCTAGTGCTTCGTCTAGCCAAAGAG GTCGAAGTGGTTCCGGAAACTTTGGTGGTGGTCGTGGAGGCGGTTTTGGTGGCAATGACAATTTTGGTCGAGGGGGGAACTTCAGTGGTCGTG GTGGCTTCGGTGGCAGCCGTGGTGGTGGTGGATATGGTGGCAGTGGGGATGGCTATAATGGATTTGGTAATGATG gAAGCAATTTTGGAGGTGGTGGAAGCTATAATGATTTTGGCAATTATAACAATCAGTCTTCAAATTTTGGACCAATGAAGGGAGGAaactttggaggcagaagttCTGGCCCTTATGGTGGTGGTGGCCAGTACTTCGCTAAACCACGAAACCAAG GTGGCTATGGTggttccagcagcagcagcagctatggCAGTGGCAGGAGGTTCTAA